GTACAATTGGTACAAAGCATATTGCGTAAAATTTCATAACCTTCAATTAGTTTATGTCGACATGATTTTGCTATTATGAATGGCTCAAAAAATggacagtggaacctcgttaatatGAATCTTGTGGGTAAAAGTGACATTGTCGTGTCAAATGGGTTTCGTATTATCCAAAGCTTGATTGATATAGATATGTTAGCTTTAAGACATACTGGAAAATATTCAGTTTCGTCTTAAACAGAATTGTATCAATGAGGTTCAATCAACTGTATTTCAAAACTATGTTAAGGCTGTTGTCCGAATTTTTCAAGTCACAAATACGGAGAGTTTAGCGTTTTATTTCGGGAATATTTCATGTCGGAAGATGATGATGTGTTGGTAAAACTGTAAAAGGGATGACTATTTTTGGTGTTTATTATTAAGTTGTTTTGTATCGTTACGAGAGGGGGTGATATAGTCATATATCAGTCATAATACTGTTGGGGTTTATATCTACTGAACGCGTTAAAACTTATCGGACATTTTTATCGAAACAGGCTCGGGTAACGTTAATggctttatttatttatttgaaaaatccgaTTTTAAAACGTCAACTATCGTCGTACTGTGGCAAGCGGGGTTTTCGGAATAGActattgtaatatatgattTTATGTATCTGATGCTCTTGTATTTAATGTATATTTGTttgtgtaaataaaataaagtATTAAGTTTTAAAATTCCATCTTTATTCGATGAGTATTGGTATTGCCATTTCCTCCATTCTTGTCTCTTCTGGAACTGGTTAATTATCAACCAAAATTCTGTATTATTCCACCTTGAGTACAGTCCACCCTGCGTGCCTTGGATCTTGTGGGACCATTCTCCCATGTTGGTAATTTCAATCATTGTATTGGCCAATGGTTTACAACCATAGAATCTTCAAACAATCTGACtgtcattgaaaatgagaaggtGGCCTCAAGTTACTGatcataattttgaaaacggGACAAATTAAAGTAAATAGGATAACAATGAATGATACATCTGACtgataatatttattatttacattAAGTCAATTATTTATTGTAAAACAAGGTGGCTAGCGTCAATCTTACATCGACGGCACctcaaacattcattttgcAGGAACCAAAGCAAAattgttaaaaataaataaatatctgATAAAGCAATGTACAAGAATAAAGTGAATATTAAGTCTGAATACGTTTAGACTAAAGATGAATCGATAAGTTTtctataaaatatttacaaacaaaCATCGATTAAAAGGGATCATCCattaaatgtaataaatttcattaGGCATAATAGACATTTTAGACACAAATCCCCTGGCTAGTGTTCTCAAAAAATGGACGATCCCCAttactgaaatagaaataatgccCGTGATATCACAGCGCATTATGTTGACCCTCATCGTCCATCAAGCAGCTTACAGAAGTTAAACCTTTAACTGATGAGTATTTTTCAGCCTGCAACTTATTTTTGACCGAGCAAGGGGAAAAAATTATGACTCAATAAGTCAGTAAGTATGAGGTATTACCCAAAAAAGTATCGGTATAGATATTCCAATAGCTCTTCCCAAGCTTTCCAATGATAGCAAATTGGCCAATTCGGGGTAGTCACCTACAGGGCCCTTGGTCATCCAGATCATCGGGCCAGCTCACAGGAAAATGAGCTAGAATGtttcacagaaatcaataCCTGATTATTCAAGTGATTACACCTGACCTAGGTATTCAAATTGATCGCTAGCTACTTTTGCAGGTGTAAGGATTATAGGCTTCATACTTCCATTAGTTGCTCGATAGCATACGTAATATGTATTCTCTAAACAatctaaatatttttgaacaacTTACATAAGATCACAATTGCGAAttatcaaagatgtatcatgTACAACTCAGTAGAATATTTGGGatatgataaatcttttctttcttttgATAACATTATTGATTTTCGTATAAACAATTCAGTGATTTAAGACTAGATGAATGAATAACTACGTCGTGTGTGCACCGTAAGTCAAATTCATTGGAATCCGATCATTTTCATGTCcaattcaatccaatcatcGGCTTGAATTTAAGGTCTAATTGTTCGATTtgttatatacatgtagtcaTAATGACCGatcaaatatgcaaattaaGAGTCTTCAAAATGCTATCGCCACTCTGATCGGTGCAAATACGAGGCATTTCCGCAAATCAACCAATGGGAATTGATAACACTTGGTAACTGAGGACTCAAGTTCTCTAGTGTGCATTTAGACAATGATGCCGGATTTCttctaaaattcaaaaacttCTCAAATTCTATTAACGATGAAGGAAAATAAACCACGAAGTTCAATCCGAGTTTATCAAGAGACGGGATTTGCCTAATGTTTTGCGTGGCAGGCTAAAAATCTAGACAAAATcttaatcaaaaatgaataaattttgattgataaGTCCTATTGATAGGCATGCCATCTACTGGCCGAGTGGGGTCTTCATTCACGTAACCGATTGTTGGGATCAGGATCCAACTTATCATAGGTACTTAATCATACAATCTCAATCTAAATTTTTTGCAAATCCATCACATTCCGTCGAATTCGTCAGAAAGTATTCCATTGCAGATTAGCAGTCGTTCGTTTTCTATTCAAATATCATGATATTCTTTCCTCCTatatgatgacgatgacgatgatgacgatgataaaTCCGTCTGCTACCACAGATGAGCCTCGTGTTGCGGCATACGCACGACGCCGACTCCGCCCCCTAAACGACGGTAATTCATTCCACCATACAGTTTCCAGCAGttctgctccgggtcgtagaCCTCGATCGTTTTTAAATACGTCGTACCGTCGAATCCACCGATCGCCATTAACTGTCCGTTGACGACGGCTAAACCAACCTACAGAAAACAGAGGAAAATATTATAGCAGTTTAGATTTGTCttttattcaaataatcataTCTCTGCACAGGGGAGGTTCTTGGAGAATCCGAAAGCAGGGGTCCAAATGCAAATGGATAAAGCAGCCATGTAAAAGGTCAAGTTGGATCCACCCTTGgtgttagatatttttgaagaaatacatcCGGAAAGATGCGATATACGAGGATTTGCAAATTTTTAGGCTTCAATGAATTCTGTTTAGGTGAAAAGGGCATTCCGGTTTATCAATCATATAACGTACCCCACTTCTACGCGAAGTCATCGCGACCACCGGCTGCCAGGTATTAGTGTTCGGATTGTATCGTTCGGCGCTGCTCAGTTCAGTGGCGTCGTCGCGGCCGCCGACCGCGTAGATCATATTGTTGTAAACGGCGACGCCGAGATGTTTCCTACGAGTTCCCATCGGTGCCATCGCGCTCCATCGGTTTGCTCGCGGGTCGTATTTTTCCACTgaaatttgaagaagaaatatCTTTAAGACGCAGCATCATCTTTGGATcagtttttcatgttttttcatataacTTAATTTGATTGGATCTCCAGAAGCCAGAGAGTAccgaatttattcaaaatcatgaaaatattggaaaaatataatgcaataataattTTACCCGTATTGAGTGGAGATGTACCATCACTTCCACCTACAGCGTATAGATATCCACCTAAAACGGCGACGCCCACCCCTAATCGTCTGGTACTCATCGATGAAACCTTCGTCCAACGATTCGTCTGTGGATCATATCTGAATACAGCAAACAGTCGTTAAACTTTATGAAGAtgaaacaaataatcaaaactgTCCTTGAGATTCTTCTAaaagggttcttacagatcagagAATCCCTGACCCTTGacgaaaattccctgattagaCTATCAATATCCTCAGCAGGGACTTCTCAAGAGGTTTCTTGTGTCTCTCATCACCCACAAGAACAAGGCACCAAAAATTCAAGTTCCTCGATTTTCAAGAAGTCGGAATGAATTGCCTGATTTTTCCGGCAGGGAAAAATAAATCTGGAATTCCATGATTTCCCCCGATCAGTAAGAACCCTGTAAAACCTCATTGAACGCAGTAGTTTTGAGAATACCTTTCGACGAAGTTCAAACACGATACTCCATCTTGTCCTCCGACGGCGTACATATACCCATCGAGCACGGCTACTCCGACGCTAGTACGACAAGAACTGGTTGGAGCGACATCACTGCTCCATTGATTTGTTTGTGGGTCGTATCTACAAACGGTAATATAttcatagttttagttttgaAACAAACCAAATTCAGCAATCATATCCCCTACGAAGTGaataatatttctaaaagatatttttctaacctgTAAATTTTCTGATAACCACAAAGAAATCACCATAACGTCATACCTAAACCAAGGGCCCAGTTGCAAAGTCATGACTTAAgttcaaaagtggtcttaaataaGACTCTGAATAATTTGTTAGATtaactatagaactaagttggttttagactggttgccaatTGCGGTAAGATGTATGCGAACAAATATTTCAGTCAATGAGGGTACTGGTAAGGGTAATGATGCCCTAGACACCCTACTATACTTAAAgataattaaatcaaaatttaaaaggaaaattattgaatataaactcCAAGTTCTATGGCTCTAAAAACCAACCATTTGGTACTAGAAATTATTTGACAGATAGATGATTGGTTTTACATGATAGTGGGCCCCTTCAAGAAAATCAATTACCTTTCAATACTATTGAGATATGATTGTCCATCATGGCCTCCAACGGCGTATAATAAATCATTGAGAACAGCAACGCCAACGCCACAACGCCGCTTGCTCATCGGCGCTACCATACGCCACTCATTCGACTGTGGATCATACCGCTCAACGCTGGATATGGCATCTCCGCTGCACCAACCACCGACTACAGAAATAATTAGTAAAAATATTCATCTTCAAATAACGGTAATCAAATAGGTTTTAATAATGAAACTGTTTTTACAGGTACAGCAGTTTTGATTTGGGCTAAATCCTATATGAAAACTCAATTCTTTagttttgagatttatcaaaTAGCAGTTAAAGTTTTTTAACCCAGTTGCATAATAGTGTTACACCTTCTTGATAAACTGATCCCGGCGTCGATTGGACTGAATTTAGTCAATTTTACCTAAACTGGACCCAATGTAATTTTCGAAAAATACCCACCGGCGAACAGCACCTCTCCACAGCGAATCGGCTTACGCGGACGAGTACGCGGTCCTTGCATTAGAGGGCGCTCTTGCGGTAGCAGCAAGTAGTTCTTGGCTTCGTCGACCAAATCGCGACACGATTCGTCACTTTTCACGAGTAAATCCGAACCGACCGTGCCGACTAAAAACTTCGGACTCATCAGCGGCAGACGGACGTGTTGTAATACCTGTAAATGTAGAAACCTTCATTAATATCGTGTTTACACCAAACTGTCTCCACAGGATCCCTCTaaagatcagtcattcctggataagtagctttcaaggagttttcagtaaaatcagcagaaaatttcaaattctgagaagtgtctgcatcactttcatatacAGGGTACCAATTATTGTAGACTCCCCCTAAATTGGTAATGTCCCTCTCAGTAAACCATTCATTCGGTGGTTTTTAAGCATATTCTTATCCTTTACACTACTTAAACCGGTATTCTTATTTGGTCGTTGCCTAATTGGATAAAAAGAATCCAGGCCCCAACAGCACAGAATTAGGCGTAGTTACTCCATATAACAAAAaccatttctaaaattccaCAACAGACAGTGTTTAATCAAGATTGACACGGGCACAACCTGctcctcagaaaattctaTGCGCTAGTGTACTAGCATAGTTCATTACctatttatacaccgcactgcagtgtagacgaaCTGAAACATTGTTGTACAAATATGACTCATTCCAATGAGGCCAAATAGATCTAAGGTGATTCAAATGGCAAAACTTACGGTGGGTAAATTTGGCCGACGTTCTTGTATACTGAATTTCACCCAGGCCATCACAGCGTTATAGACTTGTTCTTCGTTGCGTACATTCAACTCTTCGCTGGAGATGATATCGACGAGTTGATTCACCGGCAATAACATGAATTCTTCACTTTCCATCACCTGAAAATAAACCCACGAAAAAATTTACGGTAGATGTTACAACCGGCAGAATAGGTACATTGGTGATAATGATCAGTGAATCCGGAATACCCTTGAATTATGATATTCTCAGTTAGCCTATTgacttgaaacattttttcctgggtccagttccacagttctcagatttgactctagagttaactcattgaaaatgaactaactttaactcagagttaactctaactcacaacggGTGGAACCGAGTCCTGTTTCTCGTAAAGCacacgacgcagggaaacatATTTCTGGTTAATGATGAAAACCCAttgttgatgatttaacaatttatgCTCTGACAGTTTTGAGGTTTTAACtaaatttcatcatcagagaaacgaAAATcctaattttcatcattttcatttttctgatgatgaaatttaGTCAAAACTGTCGAGATAAACTGTTAGGCTATATCAACAACTGTGGGTTTGTTCATCAACACTGGAATAGTAGAATgatgaccacactcaaacgtggtgaacggataataagataaaatcccactatttacagattaaaagaatttaaaagccagaatttatttattaaatctaaaatatttaaaagacacgacgtttcgatctcaccttagagatcatcgtcatcacacctgacgatgatctctagggtgagaacgaaacgtcgtgtcttttaaatattttagattatataaataaattctggtttttaaattcttttaatctgtaaatagtgggattttatcttattactgGAATAGTGATATCAATAAACAAGTTTCTGATTTTCCCTGGGTCATACCGTAACTGAAACAGACTTGAGATTTTATTAACGACCGATTTCAAGTGATTCTCACCTCCTGAAAGTTATGCTGAGTAAATTTATCTGCGATTCTCAGAAGGTCTCGGCAGGCGTGCGTATCGGCAAACGCCCGGATACCTAGACAATTCGACGGGTCTAACTGTCGTTTGAGAAACTCGCAGCAGACATCTTGAATTTCGGCGAGTTGTAACAAACACGCGGCCGGCAACAACGTCTGTACGTTACTCTCCTCGACGATGATGTTGCAGGTGTAACAAAAATCGATCAGTAATTCCATGGCGAGTTCGTCGATGTCGCGAATCGTGACCTCCGTTTGTCGGCTCTCGGCGAGCTCGCCGGTGAACATCGCGTGGAAATACGGACTGCACGCCGACAGTATGACACGATGCGCGAATATCTTACGCTGTCCGACGACGAGCACGACGTCGCACAGTTCTCGGTGTTTACGCAGCACGCTGATCGCGTCGAGCATGTGACGCGGGTGTTTTTCCGATGTGTACGCGAGTCGCGCCGGCGACGCCGGGTCGGACGACGGCGATGAAGTGATCATCGTAAGCGATGGTTCGATCATTTTATCTCGGAACGGACGAGTCGAAAATAAACTCCTTTTTTGTTTATCAATTccgttcattcattcattcaatctaatctattttctttttttaccaATCTTAAGGATCTGTCGACAAAAAGGTCAAAAATACTTTCCAAATACCATTTCGCAGTAGAATCAAAAATAACAGCTGTATTCAGGCACCTCCTTTTTGTTTTGGATTATTTGTAATAGTACTGGCGTTCTGTCACTGcaatttacttccgggttgaatgatgtctgtctgcagagtttccagaacctgtcatGTTAGGTCTCAATACGTggacctgtcatgtcaggtcccGAAAAACCCAAACTCACAACAATATTtgacgaaacgacgaaatatcTAGGCATGTGCTAGACGAATGGAAGAACATTTtgagttgaatgaatattctgatccgtcgtaaatatcgaaaatgattcaacaataacgataaggaaaatgttctgactaataattcatttgaaaggttGATTTATAAGAAGAACATATTTATGTGTAAAATGACTTATTTCTGTATTAAAGGGAAAAATAAGTTTCAGGCatagatgaattaattaatgtagAAGTAAGGGAATATTTTCGATAGCTGAATCGAGgtcttgatatttcgtttcCGCAATAAGACACTGAAAAATATCTGCTCACTATCACAGTTCGCCGGCATCACTCCTCACTGTCCGAAGTCTcactatttatattcattgtttttatgatgtacatgtaaaagagccgctcccgctcctgctcctgttcctgcttcctgaggaacgacgtctttatgttttatgtaagTAGACTTGCTATCTAAAATCTGgtatatacattttacttttaagaaagaatttaaaacagctataaacttaagttattgatgttattgattagttaccgattgtataattatgttgaaGCTGCCAGGAAAAACGTCAGAATACTTAGTATGTAATGTCAAGGTGTTTGGAAATCTTTAAGACAAGGCAAAGTTGgcaaaattctagttttctagTGAAAGTAATGATTAATTGATACTAAGAGTTCCAGAGTGAATCTgagtttttgttattttcccattgatgcaaattgtatgaatcaactgtagtggaaatgtatcatatataaagACTTATAAATACCTTACATGTAACTTTTGTGATTTTAAAGTTAGTACAATTTCATACatagtaatagaaataaaattgctatcaaaatttgagaaaataagctaaaaattaataatttaatatgtgaaaataaaatgatgtaaagaatgtaaatcagattgattaatcctacgctttccagagtatttggccaggtttatctctgtTTTTAGTGCGTGGGCCATGGACAATTGAGTCCATGGTTGGGCCATAGACTTGTTTGTTTTAGAGTCTTATGTTTGGACCAAGGGGCGTATAAACACTCGTTTATACGCCTATGGTGGTTGGACTAGTTGTTTTTTGAAAGTCCACTTGTTTGAGGAGCTTAcgttataattcctcgagcaaTCCTGGCATTtggtataattgttgtatgagaataaatatgattttgaaatttgtcattcgTTGAGTTAAGCAACAAGTGTTACTAAAACGAAGCACTACTAAATAAAAAGACTATATGCACCAGAGAAAACCGACCAATTTACGTTTCACATGCATTTGTTTATATCAGGTATTGCCTACACTGATTAGCAGAGGTGGTTGAATACACAGATAGATGGCACCCCTAGTGATGATTTCTAATGAGGGCAATCTCATCGGACTTCGTTTTAGTCATGCATAGTTCTTACACCTCTAAGTGCATAGGTCTTAGTTTTAGTAGTGCATGTTTTAATAACACCCCCATTTCACTGCCTTCTATTAAATTCACTGCTTTTCACGGCCGGTCCGTGAATCATTTACAAACCCTGGCAGTTGAATCAGAtgcagtttcctggaaaacttttAACTAGGCCACCACATGAGGCACGCTTTTCATATACAGTACGCGCCGAGTCGTTGATTTAAAGCTGGGCAGTTTCATATCAGATTCTGACACCGCTAGAAGTCCAAAAAAGCTTCGATGGTCCGGACATGGACTTTTGttcgaaaaaatatatacatttcagTACAAAAACCATACTcatcaaacgtggtgaacgggataataagataaaaaaaacccTGTGTACAAATTAGAATTTTagaatcgagaatttatttatgtaaaaaatataaaatacacaatgATTCATTCAAGTCCCCAGCTAAGGGTAAATGTGTTCATTGAACGCCTTGGCGTTTATTAAATATCATTCTTCAATGTTTTTCTGTCAATTGATTCCGTCGTTCTTGCAGTATCTTAACCTATGTTACGGCGTAATGAATACAAGTTCAAGTTGGTGGTCGATCGTAGCTAATTGACTCAGGGGAACTCTCAATGAATGTTTTTACTTTTTTGCATGATCGTATTTGGTAATTCGATTTAAATCAACCTCAACGCCAATTGACTGTAAATGTTTGGTGCGGTTTAGACGGTTTCGGTCGGTATTTAGGTCTACTGTCTCTCGGCGGTCTGTCTGCGGAATCTCGGGATAATTGTTGATTTGCTTCTTATCTGGCCGAGAAATTTTTTCCGTCAAGAAATTATTCCCGTGGAACGGGTTGTTTATTATTTCGTTTACGCCAATGACAACCAGAAAACAGTAGGTATTCGATCGCGTGATATCTGAGCGTCGAATAGATAACTCACTATTTGGAAAGTAGGTGAGATTACCAGGGATTACTGTCGTGTCGTCccggtaaaaaaaaaaacagaccAGAGGCAGAGCAATCTCAACAGAACGGACAGAACATTAAgtcaattcatatttcactAGATTGGATCAATTGAGGATTGATTAAATTGGTCTTGATTGTTCAGGGGTATTTCACTGTCGAGGTCTCGGTATCAATTCAGATTTCTCGTGggaatgaattattgaatgaagaaaatttagCGCCCCAACCCTGCTGACCCGGCCTCCGCTCCTGTTGGTGCAGATCCTGCCCCTGGAAATCCTGAAACTTGCTTATTATGAGTTATATTTTGGGTAGGATTAAGATTATATACGTCGTAGTAGTAGTGAATGCGCTTCATTTCATATATTGCAGATTTTGAAAGCCAGGTCAGGAACGCGAGTACAACTCCATTGACGACGGTTCCATAAACCAGTTCACTGTATCGTGCGGTGGTACGTTTCATAAGCGTTATACCTCCCCCTGTGTACCTCTTAAAAACACACCGATTATTGCGAACAAAATGACGGATGTGGACGCAGCAGCAATGCCCCCGCCGGACACCGTGCCCGTGGCCCTGGATACTGACAAGTACGGCGAGCTGGGCAACTTTCGCATCGATAAGAAAATCGGACGCGGTCAGTTCAGCACGGTGTACTGCGCGACGTGcctgatcaatatgaaagtcgTCGCTTTGAAAAAAGTGCAGGTAAAATTCCGCTTGATAACGTATTAtacagtttttcttttttctcttattttctattcaatcGCACGCGCGCTTAAATGCGATGATAGGTAGGTAGTTTTGGGAAAATattattttcgaaaaaaaagtaatggCAGCCGAATTTGCCGTGCCCGTCAATCCTGACGACGTCGAAAGCAAGTACGGTTGCGTcgaaaatttcgaaatcgatAAGAAAATCGGTAAGGGTCAGTTCAGCGAGGTGTATCGCGCCCGGTGTAAGTTCGATTGCAGTCACGTCGCTCTAAAAAAAGTTCAGGTAAAAAATGAATCTTTTTCGATGGTGATTTCGATGTCTACTCGTTACATTATCATACTGTATCGCCGTGTATGCTCTATCGGTAGAATCCTACCTGCCCCTAAGAGAGTGTTTCACCAGGAAATATTTGAGTTTGGAACTTTGGATTTTTGGTTAAAGCTACTCAGGCATTCTGTAAATGCATAGGACATGAAGTCAGTTCTCATTCTGAAATTTATTAGGATGCAACATTTATTTTCGGATCGCTTTTGCAAGGGTGTATTTAGGTACCCTCGTAATATATTGAAGGGCCCCTCAAAGTTTCAGTATCTAAGATTCCTGAACTATTACAATTTTATGCTTGTGCAATTTT
This Tubulanus polymorphus chromosome 7, tnTubPoly1.2, whole genome shotgun sequence DNA region includes the following protein-coding sequences:
- the LOC141908131 gene encoding kelch-like protein diablo encodes the protein MNGIDKQKRSLFSTRPFRDKMIEPSLTMITSSPSSDPASPARLAYTSEKHPRHMLDAISVLRKHRELCDVVLVVGQRKIFAHRVILSACSPYFHAMFTGELAESRQTEVTIRDIDELAMELLIDFCYTCNIIVEESNVQTLLPAACLLQLAEIQDVCCEFLKRQLDPSNCLGIRAFADTHACRDLLRIADKFTQHNFQEVMESEEFMLLPVNQLVDIISSEELNVRNEEQVYNAVMAWVKFSIQERRPNLPTVLQHVRLPLMSPKFLVGTVGSDLLVKSDESCRDLVDEAKNYLLLPQERPLMQGPRTRPRKPIRCGEVLFAVGGWCSGDAISSVERYDPQSNEWRMVAPMSKRRCGVGVAVLNDLLYAVGGHDGQSYLNSIERYDPQTNQWSSDVAPTSSCRTSVGVAVLDGYMYAVGGQDGVSCLNFVERYDPQTNRWTKVSSMSTRRLGVGVAVLGGYLYAVGGSDGTSPLNTVEKYDPRANRWSAMAPMGTRRKHLGVAVYNNMIYAVGGRDDATELSSAERYNPNTNTWQPVVAMTSRRSGVGLAVVNGQLMAIGGFDGTTYLKTIEVYDPEQNCWKLYGGMNYRRLGGGVGVVRMPQHEAHLW